Proteins from a genomic interval of Streptomyces sp. NBC_00820:
- a CDS encoding NAD-dependent malic enzyme translates to MATAPSVSYSMTIRLEVPASGTAVSQLTTAVESSGGSVTGLDVTASGHEKLRIDVTIAATSTAHADEIVQELRGIDGVTLGKVSDRTFLMHLGGKIEMQSKHPIRNRDDLSMIYTPGVARVCMAIAENPEDARRLTIKRNSVAVVTDGSAVLGLGNIGPMAALPVMEGKAALFKRFAGIDAWPICLDTQDTDAIVEIVKAIAPGFAGINLEDISAPRCFEIEARLREALDIPVFHDDQHGTAIVVLAALTNALRVTGKAIENIRVVMSGAGAAGTAILKLLLAAGVKNAVVADIQGVVHSGRGDLVDAPADSPLRWIADNTNPEGLTGTLKEAVCGADVFIGVSAPNVLDGADVAAMADDAIVFALANPDPEVDPAIARRTAAVVATGRSDFPNQINNVLVFPGVFRGLLDAHSRTVNTEMMLAAAQALAGVVSEDELNPNYIIPSVFNDRVAGAVAGAVRDAARAAGATVSAE, encoded by the coding sequence ATGGCAACGGCGCCCAGCGTCTCCTACTCGATGACTATCCGGCTGGAGGTGCCCGCGAGCGGAACCGCCGTCTCGCAGCTCACCACCGCTGTGGAGTCCTCCGGAGGCTCGGTGACCGGCCTCGACGTGACCGCATCCGGCCACGAGAAGCTCCGCATCGACGTCACCATCGCGGCGACCTCCACCGCGCACGCCGACGAGATCGTGCAGGAGCTGCGCGGCATCGACGGCGTCACCCTCGGCAAGGTCTCGGACCGCACGTTCCTGATGCACCTCGGCGGCAAGATCGAGATGCAGTCCAAGCACCCCATCCGCAACCGTGACGACCTGTCCATGATCTACACGCCGGGTGTGGCCCGCGTGTGCATGGCGATCGCCGAGAACCCCGAGGACGCCCGCCGCCTCACGATCAAGCGCAACTCCGTTGCGGTCGTGACGGACGGCTCCGCCGTGCTCGGCCTCGGCAACATCGGTCCCATGGCCGCGCTGCCCGTCATGGAGGGCAAGGCCGCCCTGTTCAAGCGCTTCGCCGGCATCGACGCCTGGCCGATCTGCCTGGACACCCAGGACACCGACGCGATCGTCGAGATCGTCAAGGCGATCGCCCCCGGGTTCGCCGGCATCAACCTCGAGGACATCTCCGCGCCCCGCTGCTTCGAGATCGAGGCCCGCCTGCGCGAGGCCCTCGACATCCCCGTCTTCCACGACGACCAGCACGGCACCGCGATCGTCGTCCTCGCCGCCCTCACCAACGCGCTGCGCGTCACCGGCAAGGCGATCGAGAACATCCGCGTCGTCATGTCCGGCGCCGGCGCCGCCGGCACGGCCATCCTCAAGCTGCTGCTCGCGGCCGGCGTGAAGAACGCCGTCGTCGCCGACATCCAGGGCGTCGTGCACTCCGGGCGCGGCGACCTGGTGGACGCCCCGGCCGACTCCCCGCTGCGCTGGATCGCCGACAACACCAACCCCGAGGGCCTGACCGGCACCCTGAAGGAGGCCGTGTGCGGCGCCGACGTCTTCATCGGCGTCTCCGCCCCGAACGTCCTCGACGGCGCCGACGTGGCCGCCATGGCGGACGACGCGATCGTGTTCGCGCTCGCGAACCCCGACCCCGAGGTCGACCCGGCAATCGCCCGCCGGACGGCGGCAGTTGTGGCCACCGGCCGCTCGGACTTCCCCAACCAGATCAACAACGTGCTGGTCTTCCCGGGTGTCTTCCGCGGCCTGCTCGACGCCCACTCCCGCACGGTCAACACCGAGATGATGCTCGCCGCCGCGCAGGCCCTGGCCGGCGTGGTGAGCGAGGACGAGCTGAACCCGAACTACATCATCCCGAGCGTGTTCAACGACCGGGTCGCGGGCGCGGTGGCCGGCGCGGTGCGCGACGCAGCGCGGGCCGCCGGCGCGACCGTGTCGGCCGAGTAG
- a CDS encoding HelD family protein has protein sequence MAAQVQQSALGSVHGAHDSVRDREISVEQEHLDRVYRRLEEKIHEAEFLMNDAAKRGQVGTPGALAERDAQVFRAGVHLNRLNNEFEDFLFGRIDLLAGKDGKKGPDGAYTAIEPAEGAVRPDSTADIAETLHIGRIGVLDEDYSPLVIDWRAPAAAPFYRSTPVDPGRVVRRRVIRSKGRQVLGVEDDLMRPELKATLDGQELPVIGDGALMAALGQARSHTMRDIVSSIQAEQDLVIRAPAASVTYVEGGPGTGKTAVALHRAAYLLYQDRRRYAGGILIVSPTPLLVAYTEGVLPSLGEEGQVAIRAIGSLVDGVEATLYDSPAVARAKGSHRMLKVLRKAARGALELGRGGGAPAGQLTLDDDEDDITPGTPAGPPTRLRVVAFGRRLELEAAELERVRHTALGGTAPVNLLRPRARKLLLDALWAKSGAAGRHSDPELAAELRSSFDEDITTEDSFIGFLDAWWPELTPKGVLAAMADDRRLGRWARRVLNPGEVRKVARSLKRDGHSVHDIAMLDELQAILGAPARPPRRKRELDPLAHLTGLEELMPTREESQWERAERLAQERTEYAHVIVDEAQDLTPMQWRMVGRRGRHATWTVVGDPAQSSWSDPDEAAEARDEALGTRPRRRFQLTVNYRNPAEIAELAAKVLALAMPGSESPSAVRSTGVEPRFRVVEDSLERTVRAAAEQLLDQVDGTVGVVVAMNRREEARRWLAGLGDRVVALGSLEAKGLEYDATVVVSPAEIADESPAGLRVLYVALTRATQQLTVVSGERDEPDAAGVPDLLRD, from the coding sequence GTGGCCGCTCAGGTTCAGCAGTCCGCGCTCGGCTCGGTACACGGTGCACACGACTCCGTACGTGACCGAGAGATCAGCGTCGAGCAGGAACACCTGGACCGGGTGTACCGGCGTCTAGAGGAGAAGATCCACGAGGCCGAGTTCCTGATGAACGACGCGGCCAAACGCGGCCAGGTGGGCACACCGGGCGCGCTGGCCGAGCGCGACGCCCAGGTCTTCCGGGCCGGTGTCCATCTGAACCGGCTCAACAACGAGTTCGAGGACTTCCTCTTCGGCCGCATCGACCTGCTCGCCGGCAAGGACGGCAAGAAGGGCCCCGACGGCGCGTACACGGCGATCGAGCCCGCCGAGGGCGCGGTCCGGCCCGACAGCACCGCCGACATCGCCGAGACCCTGCACATCGGCCGGATCGGCGTCCTCGACGAGGACTACTCCCCGCTGGTCATCGACTGGCGGGCGCCGGCCGCCGCGCCGTTCTACCGCTCCACCCCGGTCGACCCCGGCCGGGTCGTACGGCGCCGCGTCATCCGCTCCAAGGGCCGCCAGGTCCTCGGCGTCGAGGACGACCTGATGCGCCCCGAGCTGAAGGCCACCCTCGACGGCCAGGAGCTGCCCGTCATCGGCGACGGCGCCCTGATGGCCGCGCTCGGTCAGGCCCGCAGCCACACCATGCGGGACATCGTCTCCTCCATCCAGGCCGAGCAGGACCTGGTCATCCGCGCCCCCGCCGCCTCCGTCACCTACGTCGAGGGCGGCCCCGGCACCGGCAAGACCGCCGTCGCCCTGCACCGCGCCGCCTACCTGCTCTACCAGGACCGCAGACGCTACGCGGGCGGCATCCTGATCGTCTCGCCGACCCCGCTGCTGGTGGCCTACACCGAGGGTGTGCTGCCCTCCCTCGGCGAGGAGGGCCAGGTCGCCATCCGCGCGATCGGCTCCCTCGTCGACGGTGTCGAGGCCACGCTGTACGACTCCCCGGCCGTGGCCCGCGCCAAGGGCTCGCACCGGATGCTGAAGGTGCTGCGGAAGGCGGCGCGCGGCGCCCTGGAGCTGGGCCGGGGCGGCGGCGCCCCCGCCGGGCAGCTCACCCTGGACGACGACGAGGACGACATCACCCCCGGGACCCCCGCCGGCCCGCCCACCCGGCTCCGCGTCGTCGCCTTCGGCCGCCGCCTCGAACTGGAGGCCGCCGAGCTGGAACGTGTCCGCCACACCGCCCTGGGCGGCACCGCGCCCGTCAACCTGCTGCGCCCGCGCGCCCGCAAGCTGCTGCTGGACGCCCTGTGGGCCAAGTCCGGCGCGGCCGGGCGGCACAGCGACCCGGAGCTGGCCGCCGAGCTGCGCTCCTCCTTCGACGAGGACATCACCACCGAGGACTCCTTCATCGGCTTCCTCGACGCCTGGTGGCCCGAGCTGACCCCGAAGGGCGTCCTCGCGGCCATGGCCGACGACCGGCGCCTGGGCCGCTGGGCCCGCCGCGTCCTCAACCCCGGCGAGGTCCGCAAGGTCGCCCGCTCGCTGAAGCGGGACGGCCACTCCGTGCACGACATCGCCATGCTGGACGAACTCCAGGCGATCCTCGGCGCCCCGGCCCGTCCTCCCCGCAGGAAGCGCGAACTCGACCCGCTGGCCCACCTCACCGGCCTGGAGGAGCTGATGCCGACCCGCGAGGAGTCCCAGTGGGAGCGGGCCGAGCGGCTCGCGCAGGAGCGCACCGAGTACGCCCACGTCATCGTGGACGAGGCACAGGACCTCACCCCCATGCAGTGGCGCATGGTCGGCCGCCGCGGCCGGCACGCCACCTGGACGGTCGTCGGCGACCCCGCCCAGTCCTCCTGGTCCGACCCGGACGAGGCCGCCGAGGCCCGCGACGAGGCCCTCGGCACCCGCCCCCGGCGCCGCTTCCAGCTCACCGTGAACTACCGCAACCCCGCGGAGATCGCCGAGCTGGCCGCCAAGGTCCTGGCCCTCGCCATGCCCGGCTCCGAGTCGCCCTCCGCCGTACGCTCCACCGGCGTCGAACCCCGGTTCCGGGTCGTGGAGGACTCCCTGGAGCGGACCGTCCGCGCGGCGGCCGAGCAGCTGCTCGACCAGGTCGACGGCACCGTCGGCGTCGTCGTCGCCATGAACCGGCGTGAGGAGGCCCGGCGCTGGCTGGCCGGACTCGGCGACCGGGTGGTGGCCCTCGGCAGCCTGGAGGCCAAGGGCCTGGAGTACGACGCGACGGTGGTCGTGTCCCCGGCGGAGATCGCCGACGAGTCCCCGGCCGGTCTGCGGGTGCTCTACGTCGCGCTGACCCGGGCCACCCAGCAGCTGACCGTGGTGTCCGGCGAGCGTGACGAGCCGGACGCGGCCGGGGTGCCGGACCTGCTCAGGGACTGA
- a CDS encoding anti-sigma factor family protein: MQGSPAPNEHETVGAYALGILDDAEATAFEAHLAGCEWCAQQLDELAGMEPMLAALADLPESGSTPALGESLSARPSPRLVERLVDDVSERRAQKRRKSFYMIAAAAALIIAGPVGVMAAGSGGDSGQTATPLAAGAKDTFAKLPDKVSGTDNATGVSATVAMGEKNWGTDTVLQLKGVKGPLKCSLVAVAKNGERQTLGSWSVGKWGYGLPDAPTQEAKNPLYIGGGTALKPNEIDHFEVMTFEGKKLVQVDA, from the coding sequence ATGCAGGGATCTCCAGCGCCCAACGAACACGAGACCGTCGGCGCCTACGCGCTCGGGATCCTGGACGACGCCGAGGCGACCGCCTTCGAGGCCCACCTCGCGGGCTGCGAGTGGTGCGCCCAGCAACTGGACGAGCTGGCGGGGATGGAGCCCATGCTGGCCGCCCTCGCCGACCTCCCGGAAAGCGGCAGCACCCCCGCGCTCGGCGAGTCGCTGTCGGCGCGGCCCAGCCCGCGGCTGGTGGAGCGACTGGTCGACGACGTCTCCGAGCGCCGGGCGCAGAAGCGGCGCAAGAGCTTCTACATGATCGCGGCCGCGGCCGCGCTGATCATCGCCGGCCCGGTCGGCGTCATGGCGGCCGGTAGCGGCGGGGACTCGGGACAGACGGCCACGCCGCTGGCGGCCGGGGCCAAGGACACCTTCGCCAAGCTGCCCGACAAGGTCTCGGGCACGGACAACGCCACCGGCGTCTCCGCCACCGTCGCCATGGGCGAGAAGAACTGGGGGACCGACACGGTCCTCCAGCTCAAGGGCGTCAAGGGACCGCTCAAGTGCTCCCTGGTCGCGGTCGCCAAGAACGGCGAACGCCAGACGCTCGGTTCCTGGTCCGTCGGGAAGTGGGGCTACGGGCTCCCGGACGCCCCGACCCAGGAGGCCAAGAACCCGCTGTACATCGGCGGCGGCACCGCTCTGAAGCCGAACGAGATCGACCACTTCGAGGTGATGACCTTCGAAGGGAAGAAGCTCGTCCAGGTGGACGCGTAG
- a CDS encoding sigma-70 family RNA polymerase sigma factor encodes MGVRKDAAVANERGSRARHRMSSQPSEPDEELMRALYREHAGPLLAYVLRLVAGDRQRAEDVVQETLIRAWKNAGQLNRATGSVRPWLVTVARRIVIDGHRSRQARPQEVDPSPLEVIPAEDEIDKALWLMTLSDALDDLTPAHREVLVETYFKGRTVNEAAQTLGIPSGTVRSRVFYALRSMKLALEERGVTA; translated from the coding sequence GTGGGCGTGCGCAAGGATGCGGCCGTGGCCAATGAACGTGGATCGAGGGCCCGACATCGCATGTCTTCACAGCCCTCGGAACCTGATGAGGAGCTGATGCGTGCTCTGTACCGCGAGCACGCCGGACCGCTGCTCGCGTATGTCCTCAGGCTGGTGGCCGGAGACCGGCAGCGCGCCGAGGACGTCGTACAGGAAACCCTCATCCGTGCCTGGAAGAACGCCGGTCAGCTCAATCGGGCGACCGGTTCGGTACGCCCCTGGCTGGTGACGGTCGCGCGTCGCATCGTCATCGACGGCCACCGCAGCCGGCAGGCCCGGCCGCAGGAGGTCGATCCGTCGCCGCTGGAGGTCATCCCCGCGGAGGACGAGATCGACAAGGCGCTGTGGCTGATGACGCTGTCGGACGCGCTCGACGACCTGACCCCGGCCCACCGGGAGGTCCTCGTCGAGACCTATTTCAAGGGGCGTACCGTCAACGAGGCGGCCCAGACCCTGGGCATACCCAGCGGCACGGTCCGCTCCCGGGTGTTCTACGCCCTGCGTTCGATGAAGCTGGCACTGGAGGAGCGGGGGGTGACGGCGTGA
- a CDS encoding CGNR zinc finger domain-containing protein, whose translation MALGTATAPYEPRFDAGRICLDLLATAHPAEQLGTVGPLCAWITGAGLVPARTPLDHADASWPVRFRELRGHVDRLVRGPAVADPASYGPALGRVNEIAGTAPPVPRAVRGEDGTLVRELAGAPACAALLAVVARDAVELLTDPVARAAVRQCEGDNCPIVYLDTSRGRRRRWCSSEVCGNRERVARHRRRAALARA comes from the coding sequence ATGGCACTGGGTACGGCCACGGCCCCGTACGAGCCGCGGTTCGACGCCGGGCGGATCTGCCTGGATCTGCTCGCGACCGCGCACCCGGCCGAACAGCTCGGCACCGTGGGCCCGTTGTGCGCCTGGATCACCGGCGCCGGTCTCGTGCCCGCCCGTACCCCGCTCGACCACGCGGACGCCTCCTGGCCGGTCCGGTTCCGGGAACTGCGCGGACACGTCGACCGGTTGGTGCGCGGCCCCGCCGTCGCGGACCCGGCGTCGTACGGTCCCGCGCTCGGCCGGGTCAACGAGATCGCGGGCACCGCGCCCCCGGTCCCGCGCGCGGTACGCGGGGAGGACGGCACGCTGGTACGGGAGTTGGCCGGGGCGCCCGCGTGCGCCGCGCTGCTGGCCGTCGTCGCGCGCGATGCCGTGGAGCTGCTCACCGACCCCGTGGCGCGCGCCGCCGTGCGCCAGTGCGAAGGGGACAACTGCCCCATCGTGTACCTCGACACGTCCCGGGGGCGCAGGCGGCGCTGGTGCTCCAGCGAGGTCTGCGGGAACCGGGAGCGGGTGGCCCGGCACCGCCGGCGGGCCGCGCTCGCGCGCGCCTGA
- a CDS encoding uroporphyrinogen-III synthase: MDDEQQHPGPPDHGPLAGFTVGVTAARRADELIALLQRRGAVVLHAPALRIVPLSDDSELLAATEELIGRAPDVVVATTAIGFRGWIEAAEGWGLGERLLGRLRDTELLARGPKVKGAVRAAGLTEEWSPSGESMAEVLDRLLEEGVDGRRVAVQLHGEPLPGFVESLRAGGAEVVPVPVYRWLPPEDTGPLDRLLDAAVSRGLDALTFTSAPAAASLLSRAGERGLLDDLLTALGHDVLPACVGPVTALPLQAHGVDTVHPERFRLGPLVQLLCRELPGRARALPVAGRRVEIRGHAVLVDGELKPVPPAGMALLRALSRRPGWVVSRAELLRALPGAGRDEHAVETAMARLRTALGAPKLIQTVVKRGYRLALDPRADAKYADG; this comes from the coding sequence ATGGACGACGAACAGCAGCACCCCGGACCCCCGGACCACGGACCCCTCGCCGGGTTCACGGTCGGGGTCACCGCCGCGCGCCGCGCCGACGAGCTGATCGCGCTGCTCCAGCGGCGGGGCGCCGTCGTCCTGCACGCGCCCGCGCTGCGCATCGTGCCGCTCTCCGACGACAGCGAACTGCTCGCCGCCACCGAGGAACTCATCGGCCGGGCGCCGGACGTGGTCGTGGCGACCACCGCCATCGGGTTCCGGGGCTGGATCGAGGCCGCCGAGGGCTGGGGGCTCGGCGAACGGCTGCTCGGGCGGCTGCGCGACACCGAACTGCTGGCGCGCGGCCCCAAGGTCAAGGGGGCCGTCCGGGCGGCCGGCCTGACCGAGGAGTGGTCGCCGTCCGGCGAGTCCATGGCCGAGGTGCTGGACCGGTTGCTGGAGGAGGGAGTCGACGGCCGCCGGGTCGCCGTCCAGCTGCACGGGGAACCGCTGCCGGGGTTCGTCGAGTCGCTGCGCGCCGGGGGCGCGGAGGTCGTACCGGTGCCGGTGTACCGGTGGCTGCCGCCCGAGGACACCGGGCCCCTGGACCGGCTGCTGGACGCGGCCGTCTCGCGTGGCCTGGACGCGCTCACCTTCACCAGCGCCCCCGCCGCGGCCTCCCTGCTCTCCCGCGCCGGGGAACGGGGGCTCCTCGACGACCTGCTCACCGCGCTCGGCCACGACGTGCTGCCCGCGTGCGTCGGCCCCGTCACCGCGCTGCCCCTCCAGGCGCACGGCGTGGACACCGTCCATCCCGAGCGGTTCCGTCTCGGGCCGCTGGTGCAGCTGCTGTGCCGGGAACTGCCGGGGCGCGCCCGGGCGTTGCCGGTCGCCGGGCGCAGGGTCGAGATCCGGGGCCACGCGGTCCTGGTCGACGGCGAGCTGAAGCCGGTGCCGCCGGCCGGGATGGCGCTGTTGCGCGCGCTGTCGCGGCGGCCGGGCTGGGTCGTCTCCCGCGCCGAGCTGCTGCGGGCGTTGCCGGGCGCCGGGCGCGACGAGCACGCGGTGGAGACGGCGATGGCCCGGCTGCGTACGGCACTGGGGGCGCCGAAGCTGATCCAGACGGTGGTGAAGCGGGGATACCGGCTGGCGCTGGACCCGAGGGCGGACGCGAAGTACGCCGACGGGTGA
- a CDS encoding nitrate/nitrite transporter — protein MAVPARRHGGRWIEHWDPEDEGFWEGGGAKVAARNLWLSVLCEHIGFSVWTLWSVLVLFMGPEYGLTPADKFLLTSMVTLVGAVARVPYTFAVAVFGGRNWTVVSAALLLVPAVAALAVTRPGTSFSTFLLVGLLAGIGGGNFASSMTNINAFFPLREKGWALGLNAGGGNIGVPVIQLAALAVIGAGGGPRVLLAIYIPLIVVAAALAARFMDNLATVRNDTGAAKDAARDAHTWIMAFLYTGTFGSFIGYSFAFGQVLTNQFGRTPLQAACLTFTGPLLGSLVRPVGGRLADRYGGARVTLWNYAGMAAATAVLIAAGMRQSLPLFVPVFVALFVLSGLGNGSTYKMIPGIFQAKAVAKGLVGEDAVACGRRLSGAAMGIVGAVGALGGTGINLAFRQSFLAYGSGTGAFAAFLAFYAACSAVTWAVYLRRPATVTAAGERARPARLEV, from the coding sequence ATGGCAGTACCGGCCCGTCGGCACGGCGGACGCTGGATCGAACACTGGGACCCCGAGGACGAGGGGTTCTGGGAGGGCGGCGGAGCGAAGGTCGCCGCGCGCAACCTGTGGCTCTCGGTGCTCTGTGAGCACATCGGGTTCTCGGTCTGGACGCTGTGGTCCGTGCTCGTGCTGTTCATGGGGCCCGAGTACGGCCTCACCCCCGCCGACAAGTTCCTGCTGACCTCGATGGTGACGCTGGTCGGCGCCGTGGCCCGGGTGCCCTACACCTTCGCCGTCGCCGTCTTCGGCGGCCGGAACTGGACGGTCGTCTCGGCCGCCCTGCTGCTGGTGCCGGCCGTCGCCGCCCTCGCGGTGACGAGGCCGGGGACGTCCTTCTCCACGTTCCTCCTCGTGGGGCTGCTGGCCGGCATCGGCGGGGGCAACTTCGCCTCCTCCATGACCAACATCAACGCCTTCTTCCCGCTGCGCGAGAAGGGCTGGGCGCTCGGACTCAACGCCGGCGGCGGGAACATCGGCGTGCCCGTGATCCAGCTCGCCGCCCTCGCGGTCATCGGGGCGGGCGGCGGACCCCGCGTGCTGCTCGCGATCTACATCCCGCTGATCGTCGTGGCGGCCGCCCTCGCGGCGCGGTTCATGGACAACCTCGCCACCGTGCGCAACGACACCGGTGCGGCGAAGGACGCCGCCCGGGACGCCCACACCTGGATCATGGCCTTCCTCTACACGGGGACGTTCGGATCCTTCATCGGCTACAGCTTCGCCTTCGGCCAGGTGCTGACGAACCAGTTCGGGCGCACCCCGCTCCAGGCCGCCTGCCTCACCTTCACCGGCCCGCTGCTCGGCTCCCTCGTCCGGCCCGTCGGCGGCCGACTCGCCGACCGGTACGGCGGCGCCCGCGTCACCCTGTGGAACTACGCCGGCATGGCCGCCGCCACCGCCGTGCTGATCGCCGCCGGGATGCGGCAGTCCCTGCCGCTGTTCGTGCCCGTCTTCGTCGCGCTGTTCGTGCTGAGCGGGCTCGGCAACGGGTCGACGTACAAGATGATCCCGGGGATCTTCCAGGCCAAGGCGGTCGCGAAGGGCCTCGTGGGGGAGGACGCGGTCGCCTGCGGCCGACGCCTGTCCGGTGCGGCCATGGGGATCGTCGGAGCCGTCGGCGCGCTCGGCGGCACAGGCATCAACCTCGCCTTCCGGCAGTCCTTCCTGGCGTACGGCTCCGGCACCGGCGCCTTCGCCGCCTTCCTCGCCTTCTACGCCGCCTGCTCCGCGGTGACCTGGGCCGTATACCTTCGCCGCCCGGCCACGGTCACCGCGGCCGGGGAGAGGGCACGGCCGGCCCGCCTGGAAGTGTGA
- a CDS encoding acyltransferase family protein, whose amino-acid sequence MTTPPSDVAPASSDVVPAFSDVALASPDVALASPDVVPASLPTTTQETQHVTVPTLPPGTDEPTGPAEPGAPRPAPARDRYFDLLRAVALFRVVFYHLMGWPWLTVVFPSMGVMFALAGSLMARSLKRPAPQVVRGRMRRLLPPLWLLGALGVTGMVLQGWSPDDDGHPVWWWLHLGYWILPLSDPPYAEGLPGIHGILGADWGSEMAVPLWYIRAYLWFVLLSPFLLRALRALPWATVLSPVALCAALEFHFLHLPGERLPDAVSDFSVFGACWVLGMAHREGVLKRVPSYVVPSVAPVVAAVGLWYALTHGFRQDHDLNDMPFAQCLWSFGAVLLLLHISPSWSEWPRRLRPLRRAVTLLNSRAVTIYLWHNLCILAAATLWDDLWRFDVLSEHFSWLLDSSWPELAIVWVLVCGCVVLFGWVEDLAAKRRPRLWPAGPARARRGGLTA is encoded by the coding sequence ATGACCACGCCACCCTCCGACGTCGCACCGGCGTCCTCCGACGTCGTACCGGCGTTCTCCGACGTCGCACTGGCGTCCCCGGACGTCGCACTGGCGTCCCCGGACGTCGTACCGGCGTCCCTCCCGACGACGACCCAGGAAACCCAGCACGTGACCGTCCCCACCCTGCCGCCCGGCACGGACGAGCCCACCGGTCCCGCGGAGCCCGGGGCACCGCGGCCCGCGCCCGCGCGCGACCGGTACTTCGACCTGCTGCGCGCGGTCGCCCTCTTCCGCGTCGTCTTCTACCACCTGATGGGCTGGCCCTGGCTGACCGTCGTGTTCCCGTCCATGGGCGTGATGTTCGCGCTGGCCGGCAGCCTGATGGCCCGCTCGCTCAAGCGCCCCGCACCGCAGGTGGTCCGCGGCCGGATGCGGCGGCTGCTGCCCCCGCTCTGGCTGCTCGGCGCCCTCGGTGTGACCGGCATGGTGCTCCAGGGCTGGAGCCCGGACGACGACGGACACCCCGTGTGGTGGTGGCTGCATCTCGGGTACTGGATCCTGCCGCTGAGCGATCCGCCGTACGCCGAGGGCCTGCCCGGCATCCACGGGATCCTCGGCGCGGACTGGGGGTCGGAGATGGCCGTCCCGCTCTGGTACATCCGCGCCTACCTCTGGTTCGTCCTGCTCTCGCCCTTCCTGCTCAGGGCGTTGCGGGCGCTGCCGTGGGCGACCGTGCTGTCGCCGGTCGCGCTGTGCGCGGCCCTGGAGTTCCACTTCCTGCACCTGCCGGGGGAGCGACTGCCCGACGCCGTAAGCGACTTCAGCGTCTTCGGCGCGTGCTGGGTCCTCGGTATGGCGCACCGGGAAGGCGTCCTGAAGCGCGTGCCGAGCTACGTCGTCCCCTCGGTCGCACCGGTCGTCGCGGCGGTGGGGCTCTGGTACGCGCTGACCCACGGCTTCAGGCAGGACCACGACCTCAACGACATGCCGTTCGCGCAGTGCCTGTGGTCCTTCGGCGCCGTCCTGCTGCTCCTGCACATCAGCCCGTCCTGGAGCGAGTGGCCGCGCCGGCTGCGGCCCTTGCGGCGGGCGGTCACGCTGCTCAACTCGCGAGCGGTGACGATCTACCTCTGGCACAACCTGTGCATCCTGGCCGCCGCCACGCTGTGGGACGACCTGTGGCGGTTCGACGTGCTGTCCGAGCACTTCTCCTGGCTGCTGGACAGCTCCTGGCCCGAGCTGGCGATCGTCTGGGTCCTGGTCTGCGGCTGCGTCGTGCTGTTCGGCTGGGTGGAGGACCTCGCCGCCAAGCGGCGACCGCGGCTGTGGCCCGCCGGTCCCGCCAGGGCCCGCCGGGGTGGCCTCACCGCCTGA